In Clostridium sp., one DNA window encodes the following:
- a CDS encoding triple tyrosine motif-containing protein: MNELAISCDVESPEVERSPVIINIENQFDDKLLYKYIIGYNGTWSVLKDFTYDRNVKWTPRKDGKYIVMVQAKREGGKKSFDYISRMNYIIGDVQEKFINDIILNKDRFTLGDKLKIVVDTNKCPLMFRYWVKVQNQWRLVKDYSTENTLTYTVKCESNGEILVECKDIDSESDFDDFKKIDFCVDPVKKVEILDFKCLDSELISGSEISFQVVSKREENRTILYKFFKIDSNGKSECIQNYSTRRIVSYVEEKEGSYKLLCLAKDMYSTNNFDDRAILNFSVKKYREIIIKNFMTDLNSPQLTDTDINIIAKVTGGKELVYRYVIEGNERHDSGYIRSSSYLWNSKSAGEYRIMLFVKDISCEKEYEACEYMNFTIDEKSSEPVNIQDVTLNRNDRILKGEIVRAVVSASGGTDLKYAFSIRKDGENIENIDYGVSNWLEFVPKEKGEYELEAFVKDNYSERDYDCHMIKTINVFNCIPANIDYIIYPIREYYMVGDEVSICIIVQDTKNVLVKYVMSINGHAVEETDFIEEKEYKFVPKCSGRYALEVFAKNIKSDVEFDCRKRLNIGIRDTIPVTDTKLVCEKNKFLINEPVTFYAHSSGGKNVVYEFYIMEKGNWILVQSYSRKSSYTFIPFDRDEYKVMVLCKDQYSGDVYEDYDIFTFKAT, from the coding sequence ATAATAGGATATAATGGAACGTGGAGTGTTCTCAAGGATTTTACTTATGATAGAAATGTGAAGTGGACTCCCAGAAAAGATGGCAAATATATAGTTATGGTACAGGCTAAAAGGGAGGGTGGTAAGAAAAGTTTTGATTATATATCCAGAATGAATTACATAATAGGTGATGTACAGGAGAAATTCATAAATGATATTATTCTAAATAAAGATAGATTTACGCTTGGAGACAAGTTAAAAATAGTTGTAGATACAAATAAATGTCCCCTTATGTTCAGATATTGGGTAAAAGTTCAAAATCAGTGGAGACTTGTAAAAGATTACTCGACGGAAAATACACTTACATATACAGTAAAGTGTGAAAGTAATGGTGAAATACTGGTAGAATGCAAGGATATTGATTCTGAAAGTGATTTTGATGATTTTAAAAAAATAGATTTTTGTGTAGACCCTGTAAAAAAAGTTGAAATATTGGACTTTAAATGCTTGGACAGTGAATTGATTTCAGGATCGGAGATAAGTTTTCAGGTTGTATCAAAACGTGAAGAGAATAGGACAATACTTTATAAGTTTTTTAAAATAGATTCCAATGGAAAATCAGAGTGTATCCAGAATTATTCCACAAGAAGGATAGTCAGCTATGTAGAAGAAAAAGAGGGCTCATACAAACTCTTATGTCTTGCGAAGGATATGTATTCCACAAATAATTTTGACGATAGGGCAATTCTTAATTTTAGTGTAAAAAAATACAGGGAAATAATCATAAAGAATTTCATGACAGATTTGAATTCACCCCAGCTTACAGATACGGATATCAATATAATTGCCAAGGTTACAGGTGGAAAGGAACTTGTTTACAGATATGTTATCGAGGGAAATGAAAGACATGATTCCGGATATATAAGGTCATCAAGTTATTTGTGGAACAGCAAGTCAGCAGGTGAATACAGGATAATGCTGTTTGTGAAGGACATATCCTGTGAAAAAGAATATGAAGCCTGCGAATATATGAATTTTACCATAGATGAAAAGAGCAGCGAACCTGTCAATATACAGGATGTTACATTGAACAGAAATGACAGGATATTAAAAGGTGAGATTGTAAGGGCAGTTGTTTCGGCTTCAGGCGGAACGGATTTGAAATATGCTTTTTCAATAAGAAAAGATGGGGAGAATATAGAAAATATAGATTATGGAGTAAGCAATTGGCTGGAATTTGTGCCAAAGGAAAAAGGAGAATATGAGCTGGAGGCATTTGTAAAGGATAATTATTCAGAAAGGGATTATGACTGCCATATGATTAAAACCATAAATGTATTCAACTGCATACCTGCAAATATTGACTATATAATATACCCCATTAGAGAATATTATATGGTTGGCGATGAAGTATCAATATGTATAATAGTGCAGGATACTAAAAATGTACTGGTCAAGTATGTAATGAGCATAAATGGACATGCTGTTGAGGAAACAGATTTTATAGAGGAAAAGGAATATAAATTTGTACCAAAATGCAGCGGAAGGTATGCTCTGGAAGTATTTGCAAAGAATATTAAAAGTGATGTTGAGTTTGACTGCAGGAAGCGGTTGAATATTGGGATAAGAGACACGATTCCTGTTACGGATACAAAGCTTGTCTGTGAAAAAAATAAGTTTTTGATAAATGAGCCCGTTACATTTTATGCACATAGTTCTGGAGGAAAAAATGTAGTTTATGAATTTTATATAATGGAAAAGGGGAACTGGATTCTAGTTCAGAGCTACAGCAGAAAAAGCAGTTATACTTTTATACCATTTGACAGGGATGAATATAAGGTTATGGTACTGTGCAAGGATCAATACAGCGGGGATGTCTATGAAGATTATGATATATTTACATTTAAGGCAACATAG
- a CDS encoding lytic transglycosylase domain-containing protein produces the protein MNVDGVSDKNVDNAQKLLEFQMMSQILKTAFGDSDSFNLIMESLTKAISDSDGNIDLSKFNLGEEDLSKLGYGGGQRLNNVYASVKNDISSGNMSIDEAVEKASRKYGVDKNLIMAVIKQESDFNTNAQSSAGAMGLMQLMPGTARELGVDNAYNAEQNVDGGTKYLKELLNMYGNSKEMALAAYNAGSGTLESRGVDNISGISKLPYETRDYVQKVIGYYNNNKTV, from the coding sequence ATGAACGTAGATGGTGTATCAGATAAAAATGTTGATAATGCCCAAAAATTGCTGGAATTTCAGATGATGTCTCAGATTTTAAAGACGGCATTTGGAGACTCTGACTCTTTCAATTTGATTATGGAAAGTCTGACTAAAGCTATAAGCGATAGTGATGGCAATATAGATTTATCCAAGTTCAATCTGGGAGAGGAAGACTTGAGCAAGCTTGGATATGGCGGCGGACAAAGACTGAACAACGTTTATGCATCAGTAAAAAACGATATAAGCAGTGGCAATATGAGCATAGATGAAGCAGTGGAAAAGGCATCCAGAAAGTATGGAGTGGATAAAAATCTTATAATGGCGGTTATCAAGCAGGAATCAGACTTCAACACCAATGCCCAGTCCTCTGCAGGTGCAATGGGACTTATGCAGCTCATGCCTGGAACTGCAAGAGAGCTTGGAGTGGATAATGCATATAATGCAGAGCAGAATGTAGATGGAGGCACAAAATATTTGAAAGAGCTGCTGAATATGTATGGGAATTCTAAAGAAATGGCATTGGCTGCCTACAATGCAGGCTCTGGTACATTGGAGTCCAGGGGAGTAGACAACATATCAGGCATTTCAAAGCTGCCCTATGAAACTAGAGATTATGTTCAAAAGGTTATAGGATATTATAATAATAATAAAACAGTCTGA
- a CDS encoding pseudouridine synthase, producing the protein MERLDKILSNLGYGTRKQVKALVKEGHIKIDGVSVRDSSIKVDTDNNKIEIDDRIVDYKKHVYIMMNKPDGVVSATYDNYDETVIDLLEAEHRAFDPFPVGRLDKDTVGLLLITDDGEINHRMISPKWHIDKVYYAEIDKILTDSDIEEFEKGIVLDDGYKCMPAKLEIIKADKDGSMANVTVQEGKFHQVKRMFESLEKNVVYLKRIKFGPLQLDDNLKEGSYRELFEFELESIKNSLNMN; encoded by the coding sequence ATGGAGAGACTGGATAAGATTTTATCAAATTTGGGATATGGGACTAGAAAACAAGTTAAAGCACTGGTAAAGGAGGGACATATAAAAATAGACGGTGTTTCTGTACGTGATAGTTCCATCAAAGTTGATACGGATAATAATAAAATAGAGATTGATGACAGAATTGTTGATTATAAGAAGCATGTCTATATTATGATGAATAAACCTGATGGAGTAGTATCGGCGACTTATGATAATTATGATGAAACTGTCATAGATCTTTTAGAAGCTGAACACAGGGCTTTTGATCCATTCCCCGTGGGAAGACTTGATAAGGATACAGTTGGACTTCTTCTTATAACTGATGATGGCGAAATAAATCATAGGATGATATCTCCCAAATGGCATATTGACAAGGTGTATTATGCTGAAATAGATAAAATTTTGACTGACAGTGATATTGAAGAGTTTGAAAAAGGTATAGTTCTTGATGACGGATATAAGTGCATGCCGGCCAAACTGGAAATTATAAAGGCGGATAAGGATGGATCCATGGCAAATGTAACTGTACAGGAAGGAAAATTTCATCAGGTAAAGAGGATGTTTGAATCATTGGAGAAGAATGTAGTATATTTGAAAAGAATAAAATTTGGACCGCTGCAATTGGATGACAATTTAAAAGAAGGGAGCTATAGAGAATTATTTGAATTTGAGTTAGAAAGCATTAAAAATAGTTTAAATATGAATTGA
- a CDS encoding YerC/YecD family TrpR-related protein — MEEYKSKLKSDEMDYLCEAVLCLETREECYRFFDDICTINEIKSLEQRLQVAKMLKNKKTYLDIASETGASTATISRVNRCLNYGSDGYKIVLDRLKDK, encoded by the coding sequence ATGGAAGAGTACAAATCCAAATTGAAAAGTGATGAAATGGATTATCTGTGTGAAGCTGTACTTTGTCTTGAAACCAGGGAAGAATGCTATAGATTTTTTGATGACATATGTACCATAAATGAAATAAAATCCTTGGAACAGCGACTACAGGTGGCAAAGATGCTGAAAAACAAGAAAACATATTTGGATATAGCGTCAGAAACGGGTGCAAGTACTGCTACGATAAGCAGGGTGAACAGATGTTTGAACTATGGAAGTGACGGATATAAAATAGTTTTGGATAGATTAAAAGATAAATAG
- the pcrA gene encoding DNA helicase PcrA, which yields MDLKNLLNKEQYDAVNTIDGPLLILAGAGSGKTRVLTYRIAHMIKDLDIYPSKILAITFTNKASSEMKERVRQLVGDEVDNMWISTFHSSCVRILRREIDKLGYNKNFAIYDSYDQKVLIKQCMEELNVDEKQITAREIINKISEQKDNLISPVKYKKQNENNFRLNKVADAYILYQKRLKNNNALDFDDLIYKTVELFREHRDVLEFYQRKFKYIMVDEYQDTNRSQYEFVKLLVSLHKNICVVGDDDQCIYEWRGADIKNILDFEKDYPDAKVIKLEQNYRSKGNILKAANDVIKNNCERKKKILRTSNDNGDKIKLYRAYSDINEADYVASQIKKLCREENRKYRDFAVLYRTNAQSRIFEDIFMRNNIPYRIIGGLKFYDRKEIKDIMSYLKFINNPLDDISLRRIINEPKRNIGNTTVDKIQEFASSMDECMYSVLLDVEEVINLPKRSISSIKKFVSLINSFIKSRDRISVSSLLREILETTGYLDKLKVSKDPDSISRLENLKELVSAAVEFETSSEDKSLSAFLEKVTLVSDVDNFDENSDTVVIMTVHSAKGLEFPVVFMVGMENGIFPGNQSIDNPGEMEESRRLCYVGITRAKEKLYMTSSQSRRVFGRMACYSESDFISEISGSLKEYDNIKAAPEKLNKKIISNNINKWASKISTEISVDSEKIRPPKVEREKFNGLRAEDIKAGIKVRHNKFGIGTIVSVNKSGEDIKLTIAFDKRGIKNLMYGIAQLEAV from the coding sequence ATGGATTTAAAAAACCTTTTAAATAAAGAACAGTATGATGCAGTAAATACAATAGACGGACCGCTTCTCATACTGGCAGGAGCAGGATCAGGAAAGACAAGGGTACTTACTTATAGAATAGCACACATGATTAAGGATCTGGACATATATCCTTCCAAGATATTGGCAATAACTTTTACAAATAAAGCTTCAAGTGAAATGAAGGAAAGGGTAAGACAACTTGTTGGAGATGAAGTAGACAATATGTGGATATCGACTTTTCATTCAAGCTGTGTAAGGATACTCAGAAGGGAAATAGATAAGCTGGGTTATAATAAAAACTTTGCCATATATGACAGCTATGATCAAAAAGTACTTATAAAACAGTGTATGGAAGAACTGAATGTAGATGAAAAACAGATAACAGCCAGAGAAATAATAAACAAAATAAGCGAACAGAAGGATAATCTCATATCTCCCGTCAAATATAAGAAACAAAATGAGAACAACTTCAGATTGAACAAGGTTGCAGATGCATATATTCTCTATCAGAAAAGATTGAAAAACAACAATGCGCTTGATTTTGATGATCTGATATACAAAACTGTTGAACTTTTCAGGGAGCATAGAGATGTGCTTGAATTCTACCAGAGAAAATTCAAATATATAATGGTAGATGAATATCAGGATACAAACAGATCACAATATGAGTTTGTAAAACTTCTTGTAAGTCTGCATAAAAACATATGTGTAGTCGGTGATGACGACCAGTGCATTTATGAGTGGAGAGGAGCAGATATAAAGAATATACTTGACTTTGAAAAAGATTATCCTGATGCGAAAGTCATAAAGCTTGAGCAAAATTACCGTTCCAAGGGAAACATACTGAAGGCTGCCAATGATGTTATAAAAAATAACTGTGAGAGAAAGAAGAAGATACTTAGAACCAGCAACGACAATGGTGACAAGATAAAGTTGTATAGAGCATATTCCGACATTAATGAGGCAGATTATGTAGCCAGTCAGATAAAAAAATTGTGCAGAGAGGAAAATAGAAAGTACAGGGATTTTGCAGTGCTGTACAGGACGAATGCCCAATCCAGGATATTTGAAGATATATTTATGAGAAACAACATACCTTATAGAATAATCGGGGGCCTGAAATTTTATGATAGAAAGGAAATAAAGGACATAATGTCCTATTTGAAATTCATAAACAATCCGCTTGATGATATAAGCCTGAGGAGAATAATAAATGAACCCAAGAGGAATATAGGAAATACAACTGTGGACAAAATACAGGAATTTGCATCTTCAATGGACGAATGCATGTACAGTGTGCTTCTTGATGTGGAAGAAGTCATAAACTTGCCCAAAAGAAGCATTTCCTCCATAAAAAAATTTGTAAGCCTTATAAATAGTTTTATAAAGAGCAGAGATAGAATATCGGTTTCCAGTTTGTTGAGGGAAATACTTGAAACTACTGGATATCTGGATAAACTCAAGGTTTCAAAGGACCCTGATTCAATAAGCAGGCTGGAGAACTTGAAGGAGCTTGTATCTGCTGCCGTAGAATTTGAAACTTCGTCAGAGGATAAATCCCTGTCTGCATTTTTGGAAAAAGTAACCCTTGTATCTGATGTAGACAATTTTGATGAGAATTCAGATACTGTTGTTATAATGACAGTTCACAGTGCAAAGGGGCTTGAATTTCCAGTAGTGTTTATGGTAGGTATGGAAAATGGAATATTTCCCGGGAACCAGTCCATTGATAATCCTGGTGAAATGGAAGAATCAAGAAGACTGTGCTATGTTGGAATAACAAGAGCCAAGGAAAAGCTGTACATGACTTCATCCCAGAGCAGAAGAGTGTTTGGAAGAATGGCATGTTATAGTGAATCCGATTTTATATCTGAAATATCCGGCAGCTTGAAGGAATATGATAATATTAAAGCTGCACCGGAAAAGCTGAACAAGAAAATTATTTCAAACAATATAAATAAATGGGCATCCAAAATTTCTACGGAAATATCAGTAGATAGTGAAAAAATACGGCCTCCAAAAGTTGAAAGAGAAAAATTTAATGGATTAAGGGCAGAAGACATAAAAGCAGGTATAAAAGTAAGACACAATAAGTTCGGAATAGGAACTATAGTGAGCGTAAACAAAAGCGGTGAGGATATAAAATTAACTATTGCTTTCGACAAGAGGGGAATAAAGAATCTCATGTATGGAATTGCGCAGCTTGAGGCTGTATAG
- the ligA gene encoding NAD-dependent DNA ligase LigA — protein MSGVDDKSRKISELIDELNRYSYEYYVLDNPTVSDSQYDKKYDELEALEKETGIIFPHSPTQRVGDRVLSQFQKYTHKSKLWSMDKSQSIEGIHEWHNRNARIVNEYNSTHDDKLPELKYILTKKFDGLTINCTYDGKGVLVKAATRGTGTVGEDVTEQVRTINSVPLKIQNENLIEVHGEAIMTKKAFEEYNSKSDVPLKNLRNGAAGALRNLNVRETSRRKLSAFFYDVGYNEGKAFENYIEMMDFIKKMGFPVDPYIKECSTVDEIEEQISYIESIRDTLQYDIDGVVIVVDDIRTRDVLGYTIKFPRWSIAYKFAAEEATTTLLDVEWNVGRSGRVTPTAILEPVELAGATIKRATLNNMDDINRKGIKIGCKVFVRRSNDVIPEIMGVAGDDPEKTMEIQPPKVCPYCKSEIVQEGVHYFCENTLSCKPQLVKSIVHFGGREAMDIEGFSEKTAFQLFEELNIKSIPDLFRLNKEELMKLDKFGEKKSQNLIDSIEKSKNCDLASFIYALGIPNVGKKTASDLANTFKSLHGLMSAAYEELISIQDIGNVVANTIVEFFKQKNIIKSIEELLKLGVNPYFEEARIEESIFSGKTVVVTGSLENYTRTTIKQKLQELGAKVSESVSRKTDYLLAGESAGSKYDKAVKLNIPIISETEFEKLI, from the coding sequence GTGAGTGGGGTCGATGACAAATCCAGAAAAATAAGTGAACTGATAGACGAATTAAACAGATATTCTTATGAGTACTATGTACTTGACAATCCAACTGTATCTGACAGCCAATATGACAAAAAATATGATGAACTTGAAGCACTGGAGAAGGAAACGGGTATAATATTTCCACATTCACCGACTCAGAGAGTAGGTGACAGGGTACTCTCCCAATTCCAGAAATACACACATAAAAGCAAACTCTGGAGCATGGACAAATCTCAGAGTATAGAGGGAATACATGAATGGCACAATAGAAATGCAAGGATTGTAAATGAATATAATTCAACACATGATGACAAGCTTCCAGAATTAAAATATATTTTGACCAAGAAATTTGATGGATTAACTATAAACTGTACTTATGATGGAAAAGGAGTACTTGTGAAGGCTGCTACAAGAGGCACTGGAACAGTTGGAGAAGATGTGACGGAACAGGTCAGGACGATAAACTCAGTTCCCCTTAAGATACAGAATGAAAATTTAATAGAAGTCCATGGAGAAGCCATTATGACCAAGAAGGCCTTTGAAGAATATAACAGTAAATCCGATGTACCTCTTAAAAATTTGAGAAATGGAGCTGCAGGTGCTCTTAGAAATCTGAATGTCAGGGAAACATCAAGGAGAAAGTTATCTGCTTTTTTCTATGATGTAGGATATAATGAAGGAAAAGCTTTTGAAAACTACATTGAAATGATGGATTTTATAAAAAAGATGGGATTCCCGGTGGACCCGTACATAAAAGAATGCAGTACGGTTGATGAAATAGAAGAACAGATTTCGTATATCGAGAGCATAAGAGATACACTTCAGTATGATATAGATGGAGTTGTTATTGTTGTAGATGACATTAGAACAAGAGATGTACTTGGTTATACAATTAAATTTCCAAGATGGTCCATAGCATATAAATTTGCAGCAGAGGAGGCAACTACAACACTTCTGGATGTAGAGTGGAATGTAGGACGAAGCGGCAGAGTTACTCCAACGGCAATACTTGAACCTGTGGAACTTGCAGGTGCTACCATAAAAAGGGCCACTTTGAACAATATGGATGATATAAATCGGAAGGGGATTAAAATAGGCTGCAAGGTATTTGTAAGGAGATCCAATGATGTAATACCTGAAATTATGGGTGTTGCGGGGGATGATCCGGAGAAAACTATGGAAATTCAGCCTCCAAAAGTTTGCCCATATTGTAAAAGTGAGATTGTCCAGGAGGGGGTTCATTATTTTTGTGAAAATACACTTTCATGCAAGCCACAGCTTGTAAAGAGTATTGTCCATTTTGGAGGCAGGGAAGCCATGGATATAGAAGGATTCAGTGAAAAAACAGCCTTTCAGTTGTTTGAGGAATTAAACATAAAATCCATACCGGACCTGTTCAGGTTGAATAAAGAAGAATTGATGAAACTGGATAAGTTTGGTGAGAAAAAATCACAGAATCTTATAGATTCAATAGAAAAGAGCAAAAATTGTGATCTGGCATCATTCATATATGCCCTTGGGATACCCAATGTAGGCAAGAAGACTGCTTCGGATCTTGCAAATACGTTCAAAAGTCTCCACGGTTTAATGAGTGCTGCTTATGAAGAGCTCATAAGTATTCAGGATATAGGAAATGTAGTTGCAAATACTATAGTGGAATTTTTCAAACAGAAGAATATAATAAAGAGTATAGAGGAATTATTAAAACTGGGAGTCAATCCATATTTTGAAGAAGCCAGAATTGAAGAAAGTATATTCAGTGGGAAAACCGTAGTAGTAACAGGGTCACTTGAAAATTATACGCGAACAACTATAAAACAAAAATTACAGGAACTTGGAGCTAAAGTATCGGAAAGTGTAAGCAGAAAGACAGATTATCTTCTTGCAGGAGAATCAGCAGGCTCAAAGTATGATAAGGCAGTTAAATTGAATATTCCAATAATAAGCGAAACTGAATTTGAAAAATTAATCTAA
- the gatC gene encoding Asp-tRNA(Asn)/Glu-tRNA(Gln) amidotransferase subunit GatC, with product MSVSMDDIKYVSSLARLEFSESEGRELKEYLDRILKYISRLDELDAEDEEELVNPYYMKCKFREDVLEESLKIDEVIGNSPKHIENYIVVPRIME from the coding sequence ATGTCTGTTTCTATGGATGATATAAAATATGTATCTTCACTTGCAAGATTGGAATTCAGCGAAAGTGAGGGCAGAGAATTGAAAGAGTACCTGGACAGGATTTTAAAATATATATCCAGATTGGATGAACTTGATGCTGAAGATGAGGAGGAACTTGTTAATCCATACTACATGAAATGCAAATTCAGAGAAGATGTGCTGGAAGAATCATTGAAGATAGATGAGGTGATTGGGAATTCACCGAAGCATATTGAAAATTATATTGTTGTACCGAGAATTATGGAATAG
- the gatA gene encoding Asp-tRNA(Asn)/Glu-tRNA(Gln) amidotransferase subunit GatA, with the protein MCMMEFTAVELRKMILNKEIKVEEVVRSYLDRIAELDDKLGAYLYVAEDESIKRAKELDSKLASNADMGKLGGLFGIPIAVKDNISVSKMQNTCGSKMLEGYISPYDASVIERIKKEDGIILGKVNMDEFAMGSSTENSCFKVTRNPWDFERVPGGSSGGSAASIASCENPLSLGTDTAGSVRQPSSFCGIVGLKPTYGRISRYGAVAFGSTLDQIGPMAKTVEDCALLTQYIAGYDKRDFTTADVEVPNYIDSLTDNIRGKKIGIPLEYFDHTIDTEVRKCLEKAIEIFIENGADVRCCSLPASRYSLAAYYVIGCAEASSNLARFDGIRYGHRSQECRNSADVYFKSRSEGLGEEVKKRIVLGTYVLSRNYCDSYYKKALKIRNKIKKEFQNAMKEFDAIICPTSPTTAFKIGEKKDDSVSMYMSDIYVVPANIAGTPSISIPCGMANGLPVGMQLMGGYFKEDVLFNLAYSFEQSTDYHKLRPENSWMKC; encoded by the coding sequence ATTTGCATGATGGAGTTTACTGCTGTTGAGTTGAGAAAAATGATATTGAACAAAGAGATAAAAGTTGAAGAAGTTGTAAGATCCTATCTTGATAGAATAGCTGAATTGGATGATAAGCTGGGGGCTTATTTGTATGTGGCGGAAGATGAATCGATAAAAAGAGCAAAAGAGCTGGACAGCAAGCTGGCATCTAATGCAGATATGGGAAAATTAGGAGGACTGTTTGGAATCCCGATAGCAGTCAAGGACAATATAAGCGTTTCCAAAATGCAGAATACCTGTGGGTCGAAAATGCTTGAGGGATATATATCGCCCTATGATGCCAGTGTTATAGAGAGAATAAAGAAAGAAGACGGTATAATACTTGGTAAGGTCAATATGGATGAATTTGCCATGGGGTCTTCAACAGAAAACAGCTGTTTCAAAGTAACCAGAAATCCCTGGGATTTTGAGAGAGTGCCTGGAGGTTCATCGGGAGGTTCTGCAGCTTCCATAGCATCATGTGAGAATCCCCTTTCACTTGGTACGGATACTGCAGGGTCTGTAAGACAACCATCATCATTTTGTGGAATAGTTGGACTTAAACCTACTTACGGAAGAATATCAAGATATGGTGCCGTTGCTTTTGGCTCAACTCTGGATCAGATAGGTCCAATGGCCAAAACTGTTGAAGATTGCGCCCTCCTTACACAGTATATAGCAGGTTATGACAAGAGGGATTTTACAACTGCAGATGTGGAGGTCCCGAATTATATTGATAGTTTGACTGATAATATAAGAGGGAAGAAAATAGGGATACCACTGGAGTATTTTGATCATACAATTGATACTGAAGTTAGGAAATGTCTTGAAAAAGCCATTGAAATTTTCATAGAAAATGGAGCAGATGTCAGATGCTGTTCGCTTCCGGCTTCCAGATATTCACTTGCAGCGTATTATGTGATAGGCTGTGCCGAAGCATCTTCAAATCTTGCAAGATTTGATGGAATAAGGTATGGTCATAGATCACAGGAGTGTAGGAATTCAGCAGATGTATATTTTAAATCCAGAAGTGAAGGGCTTGGTGAGGAAGTAAAAAAGAGAATAGTGCTTGGAACTTATGTACTGTCCAGAAACTATTGTGATTCATATTATAAAAAGGCACTTAAAATTAGAAATAAGATAAAGAAAGAATTTCAAAATGCAATGAAAGAATTTGATGCTATAATATGCCCTACAAGTCCTACAACAGCTTTTAAAATAGGTGAGAAAAAAGATGACTCTGTATCGATGTATATGTCTGATATCTATGTTGTCCCTGCGAATATAGCGGGAACCCCTTCAATTTCAATACCTTGTGGTATGGCAAACGGGCTTCCTGTAGGAATGCAGCTGATGGGCGGATATTTTAAAGAAGATGTATTGTTCAATCTGGCGTATAGTTTTGAACAGTCCACAGATTATCATAAATTGAGACCTGAAAATTCATGGATGAAATGCTAA